In Serratia marcescens subsp. marcescens ATCC 13880, a single genomic region encodes these proteins:
- a CDS encoding host cell division inhibitor Icd-like protein, translating to MRSIERPGASYGLPPRPALRYSPPVAAQSAAGRENPSYFKATQHAPGVFFYVVALVRSFFARWMLYYRSSQSMVTQAGQPSGWPVPLKAGFSPPSGLPPLRENFGGSNNLYFKEAATMATTLTPTHPTFCFLFAAVRRSALTASPRMVRTVADSEHNARRLLARDYVLSFAGRLPVKAAA from the coding sequence ATGCGATCGATTGAACGTCCGGGGGCGTCTTACGGCTTGCCCCCACGTCCGGCCCTGCGCTATAGTCCTCCCGTTGCCGCACAATCGGCAGCCGGGCGTGAGAACCCGAGTTACTTCAAGGCGACACAACACGCGCCAGGCGTGTTTTTTTATGTCGTAGCCTTAGTGCGCTCATTTTTTGCGCGGTGGATGTTATACTATCGCAGCAGTCAATCAATGGTGACTCAGGCGGGGCAGCCTTCGGGCTGGCCGGTTCCCTTGAAGGCCGGTTTCTCACCCCCGTCTGGGCTACCACCCTTGCGTGAGAACTTCGGTGGTAGCAATAACCTTTACTTCAAGGAGGCTGCCACCATGGCTACGACCCTCACCCCGACTCACCCGACATTCTGCTTTTTGTTTGCGGCCGTGCGCCGTTCTGCGCTGACGGCGTCACCGCGTATGGTGCGCACCGTGGCGGATTCTGAGCACAACGCCCGCCGCCTGCTGGCCCGTGATTATGTGTTGTCCTTTGCCGGTCGTCTGCCGGTTAAGGCGGCAGCATGA
- a CDS encoding helix-turn-helix transcriptional regulator, translating into MLTVSTPTQSTPSPVLQNGYTPRERFIRLPEVLYTTGLSRSTVYEMMSRRQFPAQVSLGGKNVAWLASEVEQWMDERIANRHQGAAV; encoded by the coding sequence ATGTTGACCGTTTCCACCCCCACCCAATCCACTCCGTCGCCGGTGCTTCAAAACGGCTATACCCCACGCGAGCGCTTTATCCGCCTGCCGGAAGTGCTCTACACCACCGGCCTGTCCCGCTCCACCGTGTACGAGATGATGAGCCGCCGGCAGTTCCCGGCCCAGGTCTCCCTCGGCGGTAAAAACGTCGCCTGGCTGGCCTCTGAGGTCGAGCAGTGGATGGACGAACGTATCGCCAACCGTCACCAGGGGGCTGCCGTATGA
- a CDS encoding DUF5375 family protein: protein MNTSSCLPIEVRTAVFRRAVAQAYLDTCAFYRVSLGYTLDELQMTIAVRLEGHFVRQYGAEDGMDMACTMLSDMVQPDVLVAAPRLTALGQKMMDELCCERLSASQNATVH, encoded by the coding sequence ATGAACACCTCATCCTGTTTACCGATTGAAGTCCGCACCGCCGTTTTCCGTCGCGCCGTGGCGCAAGCCTATCTGGACACCTGCGCCTTTTACCGGGTGAGCCTGGGGTACACGCTGGACGAGCTTCAGATGACGATTGCCGTGCGCCTGGAAGGGCACTTTGTGCGTCAGTACGGCGCAGAGGACGGCATGGACATGGCGTGCACCATGCTGAGTGACATGGTGCAGCCGGACGTTCTGGTGGCCGCACCGCGCTTGACCGCGCTGGGGCAAAAGATGATGGACGAGCTGTGCTGCGAGCGCCTGTCGGCATCGCAGAACGCCACCGTACACTGA